TTGGATTTAATCCACTTTTTCATTCATTTCTTTCAAATGCAAACAACTTACAAATTTATACTAGTACTACAATAACTGCTACTTGCAAGTTAAGTTACGAAATACGGAGTACACGATATCTTCTATTTTTAACAATAAAAGAGACTTGTAAGGAGCTAGAAAAATTGAAACattaaaaattgatgaagatgaattGATTATTTGATCTTTTTCTAATGTTTTGGTGATATAAATAATGCTTTTAAAATTGATACTCCCTCCGTCAATATGGAATATCTCAAAATAAAGGGGGCTGATCCGTACACCACTtgttttttgccatacaccaccaaaatatTTTTTTGGACTATTCTGCCCTTTCTATTAATTACAGTATATAAGTAATGCTTTTTGGACTATTTTGACCAACTGCTTTCATCTTTTACTCTATTTTAACAATTTAAATATACTTTTAACTATTTAAAAATAAATATCGTGACTAACTGCAAATAATTATCCAACATGATATTTTTGTACCTTTTATTTATGAATTAAACTACTAAAAAACAACAATAAATTACACTTCTTCTATAGAAAAAAAAAACAACGATTTGTATTAGAATACTATAATCACATTATATACTCCTTATACACATGTGTCCAGGACTACAAGAATCAGTACTCCAAATATGTCAAGCTTCAAAAAAGAAGTGTTATGGAGCAGGTAGCCATATCAAGGAGTAAGGCTACTCCTAATGACAAAATTCCACTGTCAATAATCCTCCACAACCATGCCTATGCAAATTGAGTCAAGGTCCAGaaacattaattattaattactagAATCATTTAAACAATCAATTACCCATACGTCATTTGAGATTACATAAAGATCAAATAGCAAGTAGTAGTCTGTCATAACTTCTAAAGTACCAAAATACTTAATAGCTATTGTACCGTTAAACTAAATAATCGACTTCAATGATAAAAAATTCCACTGGAAAGATCAGGATAAAGATTTAAACCAAACATAATGTTTTCATCATCTGTATTGCTAACCTCATCTCCCGCTTCATTGCTCCTTTGAAAAAAACAACCAACACTCGAGGGATTTTGTGATCGTGAGGATTCAACATACTCGAATCTCGATGGATCTCGTGTCGTAGAAGTTATTCCCTTTCCTTTTTTCTTTTTTGACTTTGGCGGTCTACCTTTTGGTCGATGAATCATCGGCTCAAAGTACGTATTTGATTCGTTGACAAGTTTAGTAATCACCGAAGTAGCAGATTGTTTCTTGTTTAAGGGCCACACTTGATACTTTGAATACAACTCCTCGAGCAAGTTATGAAATTTTGTTGCTTCTTCAGTTTCATTGTGTTGATCAACTTCTGAATTCAAGGAGAATGTATCAATCCTCCATTGGGGATGAATAAGCTCTAGTGGAATTGCCAAATCTATGAACTCAACCATCTTGTGTGCACATGGAAGACCCATAGTAGCCATTAAATGACCTGTGCAAGGAGTCATTATGCCTATAAAAATGACATACATAACAAAGGATGATATTAGTCATAAGTGTGTAAGAACTAATAACATAATATGCTCAAATATTACCTTTTTTCATTTTCTGATATTGTTCGGATATTTCCTTTAACGCAAACTGAGATACGCGATACAAAATATCTCTATAAACGGGGATATTGCAACAATGAGGAACTTGTATTTTCTCACTTGCTAGTTTGACTTTTATCTCATTAAACTCATGCTCAACCGCAAGACAAAATTTCTCCTTTACCTTTTGAAAACCACTAGTGGAATTTTGTAAATACATTTTGAGTTTTGAATGTGCACCTTCCGCCCTAGACGATGCACGATTACGAAAATGTAAATACTTATCGGTCCAAGGACTAACAAACTTTTCTTTCCAAGGCAACCATGTGTTCCTTATGTACTCAATAGCATCTTTCTTGTTATTATAAATTGACTCAAATTCAGCCAAATTATTCCAAAATATTGCTTCTGTCGTTGAATATACCACATTTTTCCAACTCAACATGAACATTTCAAAATCTTCAGC
This genomic stretch from Rutidosis leptorrhynchoides isolate AG116_Rl617_1_P2 chromosome 11, CSIRO_AGI_Rlap_v1, whole genome shotgun sequence harbors:
- the LOC139877032 gene encoding uncharacterized protein translates to MPSCVMVIYSMSQNSVDSSNLFVEKEKLFISSSKFGSSDELLKRVREFYNGRGYGISIRNSKKDKFFTLQCDRGGSYRDVRGIEDKRKKDTATRLVNYPSLPAISRTIYNVKKQIQRETLGNRSEIGALFEELQKENYIWALNAFNEILGHGKQPLVIMSDRELALMNAITSVFPSTINLLCVWHIEKNVVANCKKYFKRAEDFEMFMLSWKNVVYSTTEAIFWNNLAEFESIYNNKKDAIEYIRNTWLPWKEKFVSPWTDKYLHFRNRASSRAEGAHSKLKMYLQNSTSGFQKVKEKFCLAVEHEFNEIKVKLASEKIQVPHCCNIPVYRDILYRVSQFALKEISEQYQKMKKGIMTPCTGHLMATMGLPCAHKMVEFIDLAIPLELIHPQWRIDTFSLNSEVDQHNETEEATKFHNLLEELYSKYQVWPLNKKQSATSVITKLVNESNTYFEPMIHRPKGRPPKSKKKKGKGITSTTRDPSRFEYVESSRSQNPSSVGCFFQRSNEAGDEVSNTDDENIMFGLNLYPDLSSGIFYH